The following are encoded together in the Tetrapisispora phaffii CBS 4417 chromosome 5, complete genome genome:
- the SSL2 gene encoding TFIIH/NER complex ATPase/helicase subunit SSL2 (similar to Saccharomyces cerevisiae SSL2 (YIL143C); ancestral locus Anc_5.695), with the protein MTSVEDDKVKAEEKAVNFPAMSQSFFSDSESDATDDNVFSGNENNDVGHDDVIQQDDTNDLDYDKDSVTHPPTSRMRQKKNVTKRGRSKKNTNSGTIGRLAAKDQNFLYSNSNTDLPADFQPDAVSSMFRSHDFSYLKLRPDHASRPIWISPSDGRVILESFSPLAEQAQDFLVTIAEPVSRPSHIHEYRITAYSLYAAVSVGLETEDIVSVLDRLSKVPVAPSIINFIKSATVSYGKVKLVIKHNRYFVETSQAEILQMLLKDSVIGPLRIDADQNQQNQGIIRKDGEVSAIERNVNPDDVESVFSAVVGGDNELEEEDDDLDAVHAFEIANQSVELVKKRCQEIDYPVLEEYDFRNDNRNPDLDIDLKPSTQIRPYQEKSLSKMFGNGRARSGIIVLPCGAGKTLVGITAACTIKKSVIVLCTSSVSVMQWRQQFLQWCTLQPENCAVFTSDNKEMFQTESGLVVSTYSMVANTRNRSHDSQKVMDFLTGREWGFIILDEVHVVPAAMFRRVVTAIAAHAKLGLTATLVREDDKISDLNFLIGPKLYEANWMELSQKGHIANVQCAEVWCPMTAEFYQEYLRETARKRMLLYIMNPTKFQACQFLIQYHERRGDKIIVFSDNVYALQEYALKLGKPFIYGSTPQQERMNILQNFQYNDQINTIFLSKVGDTSIDLPEATCLIQISSHYGSRRQEAQRLGRILRAKRRNDEGFNAFFYSLVSKDTQEMYYSTKRQAFLVDQGYAFKVITHLHGMELLPNLAYALARERRELLQEVLLKNEEAAGLEVGDDADNTIGRGGHSHKKGKSRIHRGEGSLAGLAGGEDMAYMEYSTNKNKELKEHHPLIRKMYYKNLKK; encoded by the coding sequence ATGACTAGTGTCGAAGATGACAAGGTTAAGGCTGAAGAAAAGGCTGTTAACTTTCCAGCTATGAGTcaatctttcttttctgaTTCAGAATCGGATGCTACTGATGATAATGTCTTCTCtggaaatgaaaataatgatgttgGCCATGATGATGTTATTCAACAAGATGATACAAATGATTTGGATTATGATAAGGATTCAGTGACTCATCCTCCTACTTCTAGAATGAGACAAAAGAAGAACGTAACCAAAAGAGGAAGatcaaaaaagaatacTAATTCAGGGACAATAGGTAGATTGGCAGCAAAGgatcaaaattttttatatagtAACAGCAATACCGACTTACCAGCTGACTTTCAACCTGATGCTGTTTCCTCAATGTTTAGGAGCCATGATTTCAGTTACTTGAAGTTAAGACCTGATCACGCTTCAAGACCAATTTGGATTTCACCAAGTGACGGTAGAGTTATTTTGGAAAGTTTTTCTCCTTTAGCAGAACAGGCTCAAGATTTTTTGGTGACTATTGCAGAACCGGTTAGTAGACCTTCACATATTCATGAATATAGGATCACTGCATATTCATTATACGCAGCTGTCTCTGTGGGTTTAGAAACAGAGGATATTGTTTCCGTCTTGGATAGATTATCGAAAGTCCCAGTGGCTCCATCtattattaactttatCAAGAGTGCAACGGTCTCATATGGTAAAGTTAAGTTAGTTATTAAACATAATAGATATTTCGTTGAAACATCTCAAGCtgaaattttacaaatgTTACTTAAAGATTCAGTTATTGGTCCTCTAAGAATTGACGCTGACCAAAACCAACAGAATCAAGGAATAATACGAAAAGATGGGGAAGTTTCTGCCATAGAGAGAAATGTAAACCCAGATGATGTAGAGTCTGTGTTCAGTGCAGTTGTAGGCGGTGATAATGAActggaagaagaagatgacgATCTCGATGCTGTTCATGCTTTTGAAATTGCAAATCAATCTGTTGAATTGGTGAAAAAAAGATGTCAAGAAATTGATTATCCAGTTTTAGAAGAATATGATTTCAGAAATGATAATAGAAACCCTGATCTGGATATAGATTTAAAACCTTCTACTCAAATTAGACCATATCAAGAAAAATCGCTAAGTAAAATGTTTGGTAATGGTCGTGCAAGAAGTGGTATTATCGTTTTACCTTGTGGTGCTGGTAAAACTTTAGTCGGTATTACTGCTGCATGTACCATTAAAAAATctgttattgttttatgTACGTCCTCTGTTAGTGTTATGCAATGGAGACAACAATTTTTACAATGGTGTACATTGCAACCAGAAAATTGTGCTGTTTTCACATCTGATAACAAAGAAATGTTCCAAACTGAATCTGGTTTGGTTGTTTCAACATATTCTATGGTTGCCAACACAAGAAATAGATCCCACGATTCTCAAAAAGTTATGGATTTCTTAACAGGTAGAGAATGGggtttcattattttagaTGAAGTGCATGTTGTTCCTGCAGCAATGTTCCGTAGAGTTGTTACTGCAATCGCAGCACATGCAAAATTGGGTTTAACAGCAACTCTAGTCAGAGAAGATGACAAAATCAGtgatttgaatttcttgATTGGACCAAAACTTTACGAAGCAAATTGGATGGAGCTATCTCAGAAAGGTCATATTGCCAATGTTCAATGTGCAGAAGTTTGGTGTCCTATGACAGCTGAATTTTATCAAGAATATCTTAGAGAGACTGCCAGAAAGAGAATGCTACTATATATCATGAATCCAACTAAATTTCAAGCATGtcaatttttaattcaataCCATGAACGTAGAGGTGACAAAATTATCGTTTTTTCAGATAACGTGTACGCCTTACAAGAATATGCATTGAAATTAGGTAAGCCATTTATTTATGGTTCTACTCCACAACAAGAACGTATGAATATCTTGCAAAATTTCCAATACAACGATCAAATTAATACAATTTTCTTATCGAAAGTTGGTGACACCTCTATTGATTTACCAGAAGCTACTTGTCTGATCCAGATATCATCTCATTATGGTTCACGTCGTCAAGAAGCTCAACGTTTGGGTAGAATTTTGAGGGCTAAGAGACGTAACGATGAAGGTTTCAATGCCTTTTTCTATTCTCTTGTCTCAAAAGATACTCAAGAAATGTATTACTCAACTAAAAGACAAGCCTTTTTAGTCGATCAAGGTTATGCATTCAAAGTTATCACACATTTACATGGTATGGAGTTATTACCAAATTTAGCATATGCGCTTGCAAGAGAACGTAGGGAATTATTACAAGAGGTGTTATTGAAGAATGAAGAAGCAGCGGGTCTTGAAGTTGGTGATGATGCCGATAATACTATTGGCCGTGGTGGACATTCACATAAAAAAGGTAAATCTAGGATTCATAGAGGTGAAGGTTCTTTGGCTGGTTTAGCGGGAGGTGAAGATATGGCATACATGGAATATTCAaccaataaaaataaggAATTGAAGGAACATCATCCATTGATTCGTAAAATGTATTATAAGAACTTAAAGAAATAA
- the TPHA0E00250 gene encoding uncharacterized protein (similar to Saccharomyces cerevisiae SLN1 (YIL147C); ancestral locus Anc_5.700): MNLKNLRLATSPPYPMNLRAQLITLCCIVSIISLLILSISTGVYFTNNYKSLRAEQLFIAAQLKSSQLDQSLNYLYYQSIWFRDNDVLTDALIRYFSGNKTTENWVESISSVSAFLTSSSIFSRATIYDTNFMEIYNVSNNGTGAHIPDDIIRQLTPLSSDERLPASIGTIGFLTDPVLNTSNYLMSLSLPIFGNPSIILSDSRVYGYVTIITGASSIVAVFNDTTALENSNVAIISAKYRNSTTYADGYHFVFPPYGSDASVIDIFYPLSNNSFLFDAFTEDTTGSVSSTTFFYSSLVAVGYSTCTFSLANWVAVVSQPESVFTSSTVKLTKIISGTVVGIAAVVCFVTFIMSYYIVKPIIKLKQATELISRGRGLRPYYENLSDRTSQDNTSTRTTIDLSDLDGYTNEKEKSLPTCTEDERSKSLSNIASKSIFTTLRKILGFSSRSGMLSPTSTNFIVNNDTKTVRVPVHSTYITDELTELKETFNIMADSLDEHSNLLEERVKARTKELEAAKIVAEATNEAKTVFIANISHELRTPLNGILGMTAIALEEDDNEKLQGSLKLIYRSGELLLHILTELLTFSKNVLQKTKLEKIHFCIHDIALQIKSIFGKIAKDQGVNFSILISPNLIRTMVFFGDSNRIIQVIMNLVSNALKFTPIDGNVDVRIKLLGEYDEEKSSLNNYDKVYIKEGTSFTGDNDAIPTEPISDKISFAGGSSSIHDYCSKTDENDNIKTEIKSDDSTISDYSEENIMGSYYENKNPGQELLGVPIPKPKKWVISVDVEDTGPGISPTLQKSVFEPFVQGDQTLSRQYGGTGLGLSICRQLASIMHGTMELDSTTGLGSKFTFTVPLLQERKIIFSETEKAFEDEFNFNSKKNRKVNFKTDKVTSRGIPSKAAEKNDDANTNGQTTLNAEAKSKTLKPTHITISEDNIDQHDFKVLIVEDNMVNQEVIKRLLKLEKIKTIEYAVDGQEAIDIVKKKISEKDKFDIIFMDIQMPNVDGHTATRVIRNELNYPYPIVALTAFADDSNKKECENSGMNAFLAKPIKRFELKEIIKEFQNPPNDL; the protein is encoded by the coding sequence ATGAACTTAAAAAATCTACGGTTGGCGACTAGTCCACCTTATCCAATGAATCTTAGGGCACAATTAATAACTTTATGCTGTATTGTGTCCATTATATCATTACTAATTTTATCTATCAGTACTGGTGTTTACTTCACAAACAATTACAAGAGCCTACGAGCTGAACAACTATTCATCGCTGCACAGCTGAAATCTTCACAATTAGAtcaatcattaaattatctttattatcaaagTATATGGTTCAGAGATAATGATGTATTAACAGATGCTTTGATTCGTTATTTTTCTGGTAATAAAACAACTGAAAATTGGGTTGAAAGTATAAGTTCCGTTAGTGCATTTCTTACCTCgtcatcaatattttctagAGCAACAATTTATGATACAAATTTTATGGAAATATACAACGTATCAAATAATGGTACAGGTGCTCATATACCAGATGACATTATAAGACAATTAACACCTTTGTCAAGTGATGAACGATTACCAGCCTCTATTGGAACTATTGGTTTTTTAACTGACCCAGTTCTCAATACATCTAATTATTTGATGTCACTCTCTTTACCGATATTTGGTAACCCTTCCATTATATTATCTGATTCAAGAGTTTATGGCTATGTCACAATTATAACAGGGGCTTCTAGTATTGTTGCGGTTTTTAATGACACGACAGCGTTGGAAAATTCGAATGTTGCTATTATTTCAGCTAAATATCGAAATTCCACTACATACGCAGATGGTTATCATTTTGTATTTCCACCATATGGATCTGATGCAAGCGtgattgatatattttatcCACTATCTAACAatagttttctttttgatgCATTTACGGAAGATACCACTGGGTCAGTTTCTAGTACAACCTTTTTTTACAGTAGTTTAGTTGCTGTTGGTTATTCAACATGTACATTTTCATTAGCAAATTGGGTTGCAGTTGTGTCACAACCTGAATCAGTGTTCACTTCATCGACGGTGAAATTAACTAAAATTATATCTGGAACTGTTGTGGGCATTGCTGCAGTAGTATGTTTTGTCACTTTCATTATGTCCTATTATATAGTGAAGCCtataataaaactaaaacaaGCTACGGAACTCATATCTAGAGGAAGAGGATTGAGGCCGTattatgaaaatttaaGCGATAGAACTAGTCAAGATAATACAAGCACGCGTACTACCATAGATCTTTCAGATCTCGATGGCTATACTAATGAGAAAGAGAAAAGCCTTCCAACTTGTACAGAGGACGAGCGTTCCAAATCTTTGTCAAATATAGCTTCCAAATCGATATTCACTAcattaagaaaaattttagGGTTTTCTTCTCGGTCTGGAATGCTGTCGCCTACGTCTactaattttattgttaataatgatacCAAGACTGTAAGAGTACCAGTCCATTCTACATATATAACAGATGAATTAACAGAGTTGAAAGaaacttttaatataatgGCAGACTCTTTAGATGAACATTCTAATCTGTTAGAAGAAAGAGTAAAGGCTAGAACCAAAGAATTAGAAGCTGCAAAAATAGTAGCAGAAGCTACAAACGAAGCTAAGACTGTCTTCATAGCTAATATTTCCCATGAATTGAGGACACCGCTAAATGGTATTTTGGGTATGACCGCTATCGCcttagaagaagatgacAATGAGAAGCTTCAAGGTagtttaaaattaatttaccGATCTGGTGAATTGCTATTGCATATATTGACAGAATTGTTAACTTTTTCTAAAAATGTCTTACAGAAGACAAAGTTAGAAAAGATTCATTTTTGTATTCACGATATTGCCCTCCAAATAAAGTCAATATTCGGTAAAATTGCGAAGGATCAAGGTGTTAACTTTTCAATCTTAATTTCTCCAAATTTGATAAGAACAATGGTATTTTTTGGTGATAGTAATAGAATCATTCAAGTCATTATGAATTTGGTATCAAATGCCTTAAAATTTACGCCAATTGATGGGAATGTTGATGTTAGAATTAAACTGCTCGGGGAATACGATGAGGAAAAAAGCagtttaaataattatgaCAAAGTCTATATAAAAGAGGGTACTAGTTTCACTGGCGACAATGATGCAATTCCAACAGAACCCATATCGgataaaatatcttttgcAGGCGGGTCTTCTTCCATACATGATTATTGCTCAAAAACTGATGAGAATGATAATATCAAGACCGAAATTAAGTCAGATGACTCAACAATTTCAGATTATTCTGAAGAAAACATAATGGGATCATATTATGAGAACAAAAATCCTGGCCAAGAGCTATTAGGTGTACCTATACCCAAGCCCAAAAAATGGGTAATATCAGTGGATGTTGAGGATACTGGGCCAGGTATATCACCAACTCTTCAAAAGTCTGTATTTGAGCCTTTTGTTCAAGGTGATCAAACATTATCTAGACAATACGGTGGGACAGGTCTAGGTTTATCTATATGCAGGCAGCTCGCTTCAATAATGCACGGCACTATGGAATTAGATTCAACAACTGGGTTGGGGAGTAAATTTACCTTTACTGTTCCCTTATTACAGGagagaaaaattatttttagcGAAACCGAGAAAGCTTTTGAAGACGAATTCAACTTCAATAGTAAGAAGAATAGAAAAGTGAACTTTAAAACTGATAAAGTAACTTCACGTGGCATACCATCAAAAGCTgctgaaaaaaatgatgatgcAAATACGAATGGTCAGACGACCTTAAATGCTGAGGCTAAAAGTAAAACTCTAAAACCAACACATATAACTATTAGCGAAGATAATATCGACCAACATGATTTTAAAGTCCTTATCGTTGAAGATAACATGGTCAATCAAGAAGTTATAAAACGGCTATTAAAGTTAGAGAAAATTAAGACTATTGAATATGCTGTCGATGGCCAAGAAGCTATCGACATCgtcaaaaagaaaatatcagagaaagataaatttgatataatCTTTATGGATATCCAAATGCCTAATGTTGATGGCCACACAGCAACAAGAGTCATACgtaatgaattaaattatcCATATCCGATTGTTGCTTTAACCGCATTTGCAGATGATAgcaataaaaaagaatgTGAAAACTCAGGAATGAATGCATTTTTAGCCAAGccaattaaaagatttgaaCTAAAGGagattattaaagaatttcaGAATCCACCAAATGATTTATAG
- the TPHA0E00290 gene encoding DNA-binding protein SRL3 (similar to Saccharomyces cerevisiae SRL3 (YKR091W) and WHI5 (YOR083W); ancestral locus Anc_5.692) yields MEESLLYDKERTSSPSEKTLLDATKMEITTPPKVRFPKITTTSSPEDNIKDNTGNSPKLQVDSRRAGLDNNTLSSLGISVRRSSRSSNFDSSPIGTQNREVSDEFEMNSGHLDVGSNNTDSSKTNAFSIPQSPSSKTKLLPPTTPKSRHNEMFLSPSSPKLKSPGVYKEHDKPIREISNTLKTRLNYALVKLQNGWTEKTFSQLEKEVDREKNPLHSDDTIKLEAQRRLSVYNNIYANDNSDSDGNSEEDSNIARFSIENHKNAKLENKDYIKGLSSNSAHTAFLKAISSPKKSNHANDKYPVSPLKWNQREGSPTKETSPVPEDEAIETLMSLSSPKKSHSKAFEMINNNKKPVLSNRESSDKKDHSAFKPLNVINNSNNISRDSKSQTEVGNDSTDIEMEFDDVQTDIEDPETSVDT; encoded by the coding sequence ATGGAAGAGAGTCTGCTTTACGATAAGGAGAGGACGAGTAGTCCCTCAGAAAAAACACTGCTAGATGCAACTAAGATGGAAATTACTACACCTCCAAAGGTTCGTTTCCCTAAAATAACTACAACATCAAGTCCCGAAGATAATATCAAAGATAACACAGGAAATTCGCCGAAGCTCCAAGTTGACAGTAGACGGGCTGGActtgataataatacacTGAGTAGTTTAGGTATAAGTGTGAGACGTTCTTCGAGAAGTTCTAACTTCGATAGTTCACCAATAGGAACTCAGAATCGTGAAGTCAGCgatgaatttgaaatgaATTCGGGACATTTGGATGTAGGCTCGAATAACACTGATTCATCTAAAACTAATGCATTTTCAATCCCACAATCCCCAAGTTCAAAGACCAAGCTATTGCCGCCTACTACTCCAAAATCTAGACACAATGAAATGTTTTTATCTCCTTCGTCACCGAAATTGAAATCTCCCGGTGTATACAAAGAACATGATAAACCTATACGCGAAATATCTAACACTTTAAAGACTAGATTAAATTATGCCCTTGTAAAATTACAGAATGGCTGGACAGAGAAAACGTTCTCACAGCTAGAAAAAGAAGTGGATAGAGAGAAGAACCCTTTGCATTCTGATGATACCATAAAATTAGAAGCTCAAAGGCGGTTGAGTGTATACAACAATATTTATGCAAACGATAACAGTGACAGCGACGGAAACTCAGAAGAAGATAGTAACATTGCTAGATTTTCCATAGAAAACCATAAGAATGCAAAACTGGAAAACAAAGATTATATAAAAGGACtttcatcaaattcagCACACACTGCTTTTTTAAAAGCTATCTCAAGCCCTAAGAAATCCAACCATGCTAATGATAAATATCCGGTTTCACCATTGAAATGGAACCAAAGAGAAGGTTCACCAACCAAAGAGACATCTCCAGTTCCTGAAGATGAAGCTATCGAAACGTTAATGTCTCTTTCTTCTCCAAAAAAGAGCCATTCAAAAGCCTTTGAGatgattaataataacaaaaagCCGGTTCTTTCAAATCGAGAATCCTCTGACAAGAAAGACCATTCCGCATTCAAACCTTTGAACGTCATTAATAACTccaataatatatcaagAGACTCAAAATCCCAAACTGAGGTAGGTAATGATTCTACTGACATTGAAATGGAATTTGATGATGTTCAAACAGATATCGAAGATCCAGAAACTTCCGTTGACACTTGA
- the LPX1 gene encoding triglyceride lipase (similar to Saccharomyces cerevisiae YOR084W; ancestral locus Anc_5.693): MVNVYKDKFIHQTKVMDAVHPRMQNDATISPEIDRLKIVYDLFTLKPAYQNKNSLYKVNMIFLHGSGMNRHIWEYYLPNLLVDKNDHITLNKVINMDQVTHGDSAVINDGKLGVGYVWTDGARDACKIAEHEFLETNINEKAIYVNIVVGHSMGGHQALFCGILNPYLFDLIFCIEPVVLQPTISNDKGYTKVNPSFFRALNSRIKDTFENEQEYEQFIRTKSFFNNTKPEILDMFIETEKMLLPDGTVKKKMRREQEMLCYLTLHPGATWLIENLHNIKVPVIAINGEIAKWAPKENFEILKQKIPNFEEIIVEKGDHLLNIELPDTVIKHLNEMTKKHILTKTHQENRVLKNLSKEERNKIFEKNFQTLLNERVGKGKVTLAKF, translated from the coding sequence ATGGTGAATGTttataaagataaatttataCATCAGACAAAGGTTATGGATGCAGTGCATCCTAGAATGCAAAATGATGCAACTATATCTCCAGAAATAGATCGATTAAAAATAGTGtatgatttatttacaCTTAAGCCTGcttatcaaaataaaaattcactATATAAAGTTAACATGATTTTCCTACATGGAAGTGGCATGAATAGACATATTTGGGAATATTATTTACCGAATTTACTTGTTGATAAAAATGACCATATAACCCTCAATAAAGTTATCAATATGGATCAAGTTACTCATGGTGATTCGGCTGTAATAAATGATGGAAAATTAGGTGTTGGGTATGTTTGGACTGACGGTGCAAGAGATGCTTGCAAAATAGCAGAACACGAGTTTCTAGAgacaaatattaatgaaaaggCTATATATGTTAACATTGTTGTTGGTCATTCAATGGGTGGCCATCAAGCGTTATTTTGTGGAATACTTAatccatatttatttgatttaattttctGTATCGAACCTGTAGTGCTACAACCTACCatttcaaatgataaagGTTATACGAAAGTCAACCCCAGTTTTTTTAGAGCATTAAATAGCAGGATCAAGGatacttttgaaaatgagCAGGAATACGAGCAGTTTATTAGAACGAAAAGTTTCTTTAATAACACCAAACCTGAAATTTTAGATATGTTTAttgaaacagaaaaaatGCTGCTTCCAGATGGAACagtgaagaaaaaaatgagGAGAGAACAAGAAATGTTGTGTTATTTAACTTTACATCCCGGTGCAACATGGCTAATTGAGAACTTACACAACATAAAAGTTCCTGTCATTGCAATTAATGGTGAGATTGCTAAATGGGCACCAAAGgagaattttgaaatattaaaacaaaaaattccaaattttgaagaaattatagTGGAAAAAGGAgatcatttattaaatattgaactACCAGATACTGTAATTAAacatttaaatgaaatgaCTAAAAAACATATATTGACCAAGACCCATCAAGAAAATAGAGTCCTCAAAAATTTGTCCAAAGAAGAGAGAAacaaaatttttgaaaaaaacttccaaactttattaaatgaaagAGTTGGCAAAGGTAAAGTCACATTAgcaaaattttaa
- the PAN6 gene encoding pantoate--beta-alanine ligase PAN6 (similar to Saccharomyces cerevisiae PAN6 (YIL145C); ancestral locus Anc_5.697): protein MKTFNKVADVIQWRKNEIGCREKVTIGFVPTMGCLHQGHATLIRNSKKENDFTVVSIFVNPSQFAPDEDLDQYPRTMENDVKLLESLGVDALFAPTAKELYPQGIPLDVEKQHGPFVTVLGISEMLEGTTRPNFFRGVATVVMKLLNIVSPDFAYFGQKDIQQFKVLDVMVNELFMNTKLILVPIVRNADGLALSSRNKYLCDETLELSTNIFKGLNDASEKLKLIDLGESLSHSKITSTVLDIWKPLIESGDFNVDYLSFAKWDTLQELENITSEDVKAKIVISCAVYVTDRHDKSTVVRLIDNIICQ, encoded by the coding sequence ATGAAGACATTCAATAAAGTTGCTGACGTTATTCAGTGGCGAAAGAATGAAATTGGCTGTCGTGAAAAGGTTACAATTGGTTTCGTACCAACAATGGGTTGTTTACATCAAGGTCATGCCACTTTAATCAGGaattcaaagaaagaaaatgattttacAGTTGTTAGCATTTTTGTCAATCCATCTCAATTTGCACCTGATGAAGATTTAGATCAATATCCAAGGACAATGGAAAACGATGTTAAATTGCTAGAATCATTAGGTGTGGATGCATTATTTGCTCCAACTGCGAAAGAACTCTACCCACAAGGGATTCCATTGGATGTAGAAAAGCAACATGGCCCATTTGTAACTGTTCTAGGCATCAGTGAAATGCTGGAAGGTACAACTAGACCAAACTTTTTTCGTGGTGTCGCCACTGTTGTAATGAAACTTCTAAATATCGTTTCTCCGGATTTCGCTTACTTTGGACAAAAAGATATTCAACAGTTTAAAGTTTTGGACGTCATGgtaaatgaattattcaTGAACactaaattaatattagttCCAATTGTCAGAAATGCTGACGGTCTTGCATTGAGTAGCagaaacaaatatttatgTGATGAAACCTTAGAACTTTCGACAAACATATTCAAAGGCCTTAATGACGCATCTGAGAAATTGAAGCTAATCGATTTGGGAGAATCATTGAGTCATAGTAAGATTACTTCTACTGTTTTAGATATCTGGAAGCCTTTAATAGAATCCGGCGATTTCAATGTCGACTACTTATCATTTGCTAAATGGGATACTTTGCAAGAGTTAGAGAACATTACCTCCGAAGATGTCAAAGCAAAGATTGTCATCAGCTGTGCAGTTTATGTTACCGATCGCCATGACAAGAGTACCGTTGTAAGATTGATtgacaatattatttgcCAATAA